Proteins encoded together in one Ciconia boyciana chromosome 25, ASM3463844v1, whole genome shotgun sequence window:
- the AEBP1 gene encoding adipocyte enhancer-binding protein 1 isoform X1, protein MGLAGPPRSCLLLAAALLPLLPPGAAPGPAAPPALTDAEIEEFLRGFLGPGERGDGDGDGDGDGTDLGFGTDLGTGTDLGTGTGSPGRLTEPEKPKKGKKEKPPKPTKKPKERPRGSKKDKDKDKDRDRDRERGKDKDKDKDKPPKKPKEKTPKGSEKPPKGSEKPPKGSKKPKEKPPKEKPPKEKPPKATKKPSGKKPPEPPTTPPEPPATPQPPRGEDDVGTPRFPEQPSPYEEEDGGGRGGLEEPPSEPWELGREDWRPEPEPEVPEEPEPPTLDYNEQLEREDYEDFEYIRRQQKPRKPPSRKRPERVWPQPEEPPKPEVPPPQPPPPPVLVTEGDYEEGFERPDYDDLEYGLPPPPKPRKHPDKEDEMETDEEKLKPWKPKKGGSSKEEEEDPWAEEKGRDRKGKPKKPGGKKWEPDEDEWAPPEEKTRCPPIGLESHRIEDDQILASSMLRHGLGAQRGRLNMQAGINEDDFFDGAWCAEDDSRAHWIEVDTRRTTKFTGVITQGRDSQIHEDFVTSFYVGFSNDSQNWVMYTNGYEEMMFYGNVDKDTPVLTEFPEPMVARYIRIYPQTWNGSLCLRLEVLGCPLSTVSSYYAQQNEVTSTDNLDFRHHTYKDMRQLMKLVNEECPTITRIYNIGKSSRGLKIYAMEISDNPGEHETGEPEFRYTAGLHGNEVLGRELLLLLMQFLCKEYQDGNPRVRSLVTETRIHLVPSLNPDGYELAREAGSELGNWALGHWTEEGYDLFENFPDLASALWAAEERKLVPHKFPNHHIPIPEHYLAEDAAVAVETRAIMAWMDKNPFVLGGNLQGGEKLVSYPFDTARPVSETPATALRPPDDYEDDNPELQETPDHAIFRWLAISYASAHLTMTETFRGGCHTQDMTNAMGIVQGAKWHPRAGTMNDFSYLHTNCLELSIYLGCDKFPHESELQQEWENNKESLLTFMEQVHRGIKGLVTDQQGEPIANATIVVGGINHNIKTASGGDYWRILNPGEYRVSARAEGYNPSVKTCSVFYDIGATQCNFVLSRSNWKRIREIMAMNGNRPIRRIVPGRPMTPRERMRLRMRLRQRMRLRQQMRLRRLNATTAASSPTAPPPTTALPFPFSSTAYMPWSQEPPTASTWETETETEVVTELVTETEAWELGTGTAQPFTTAETYTVNFGD, encoded by the exons atggggctggcggggccgccccgctcctGCCTCCTGCTGGCGGCcgcgctgctgccgctgctgccgcccggggccgccccgggccccgccgcgccgcccgcgctCACCGACGCCGAGATCGAGGAGTTCCTGCGGGGCTTCCTCGGCCCCGGGGAGCGCGGGGACGGCGACGGCGACGGCGACGGGGACGGCACCGACCTGGGCTTCGGCACCGACCTGGGCACCGGCACCGACCTGGGCACCGGCACCG gctccccGGGGCGGCTGACGGAGCCCGAGAAACccaagaaggggaagaaggaaaaacctCCCAAACCCACCAAGAAGCCCAAGGAGAGACCCCGGGGCTCCAAGAAGGACAAGGACAAGgacaaggacagggacagggacagggagaggggcaAGGACAAGGACAAGGACAAGGACAAGCCCCCCAAGAAGCCCAAGGAGAAGACCCCAAAAGGCTCCGAAAAACCTCCAAAAGGCTCCGAAAAACCCCCAAAAGGCTCCAAAAAGCCCAAGGAGAAGCCGCCCAAGGAGAAGCCACCCAAGGAGAAGCCACCCAAGGCCACCAAAAAACCCTCCGGCAAGAAGCCACCGGAGCCACCGACCacccccccggagccccccgccaccccacagcccccacgGGGTGAGGATGACGTGGGGACACCCCGATTCCCGGAGCAGCCTTCGCCCTacgaggaggaggatggaggtggCCGAG gggggctggaggagccgcCGAGCGAGCCCTGGGAGCTGGGCCGGGAGGACTGGCGCCCTGAGCCCGAGCCTG aGGTCCCTGAGGAGCCGGAGCCACCAACGCTGGACTACAACGAGCAGCTGGAGCGGGAGGACTACGAGGACT TCGAGTACATCCGGCGGCAGCAGAAACCCCGCAAGCCCCCCAGCAGGAAGAGACCCGAGAGAGTCTGGCCCCAGCCCGAGGAGCCAC CAAAGCCGGAGGTGCCACCTCCACAGCCACCCCCACCGCCCGTCCTGGTGACCGAAGGGGACTACGAGGAGGGCTTCGAGCGACCCGACTACGATGACC TGGAGTAcgggctgccccccccgccgAAGCCCAGGAAACACCCGGACAAAGAGGACGAGATGGAGACGGACGAGGAGAAACTCAAACCCT GGAAGCCCAAGAAAGGCggcagcagcaaggaggaggaggaggacccCTGGGCGGAGGAGAAGGGCCGGGACCGCAAAG gaaaacccaaaaaaccaggGGGGAAGAAGTGGGAGCCGGACGAGGATGAATGGGCCCCTCCAGAAGAGAAGACAC gaTGTCCCCCCATCGGCCTGGAGTCCCACCGCATCGAGGACGACCAGATCCTGGCCTCCTCCATGCTGCGCCATGGGCTGGGTGCCCAGCGCGGGCGCCTCAACATGCAG GCGGGCATCAACGAGGATGATTTCTTCGACGGGGCTTGGTGCGCCGAGGACGACAGCCGGGCGCACTGGATCGAGGTGGACACCCGCCGCACCACCAAGTTCACCGGCGTCATCACCCAGGGCCGCGACTCCCAGATCCA cGAGGACTTTGTCACCAGCTTCTACGTGGGCTTCAGCAACGACAGCCAGAACTGGGTGATGTACACCAACGGCTACGAGGAGATG ATGTTTTATGGCAACGTGGACAAGGACACGCCGGTGCTGACCGAGTTCCCTGAGCCCATGGTGGCCCGTTACATCCGCATCTACCCCCAGACGTGGAACGGCAGCCTCTGCCTGCGCCTCGAGGTCCTGGGCTGCCCCCTCTCCA CCGTCAGCAGCTACTACGCCCAGCAGAACGAGGTGACCTCCACTGACAACCTGGACTTCCGCCACCACACCTACAAGGACATGAGGCAG CTGATGAAGCTGGTGAACGAGGAGTGTCCCACCATCACCCGCATCTACAACATCGGCAAGAGCTCGCGGGGGCTGAAGATCTACGCCATGGAGATCTCTGACAACCCGGGCGAGCACGAGACGG GCGAGCCCGAGTTCAGGTACACGGCGGGGCTGCACGGGAACGAAGTGCTGGgccgggagctgctgctcctgctgatgCAGTTCCTGTGCAAGGAGTACCAGGACGGCAACCCCCGGGTGCGGAGCCTGGTGACCGAAACCCGCATCCACCTCGTGCCCTCCCTCAACCCCGACGGCTACGAGCTGGCCCGCGAGGCG GGCTCCGAGCTGGGCAACTGGGCGCTGGGCCACTGGACAGAGGAGGGCTACGACCTCTTCGAGAACTTCCCCGACTTGGCTTCGGCGCTGTGGGCGGCTGAGGAGAGGAAGCTGGTGCCCCACAAGTTCCCCAACCACCACATCCCCATCCCAGAGCACTACCTGGCTGAGGATGCCGCG GTGGCGGTGGAGACGCGGGCCATCATGGCGTGGATGGACAAGAACCCCTTCGTGCTGGGAGGCAACCTTCAGGGTGGGGAGAAGCTGGTGTCCTACCCCTTCGACACGGCCCGGCCCGTCAGCGAGACACCGGCGACTGCCCTTCGCCCACCGGACGACTACGAGGATGACAACCCCGAACTGCAGGAGACGCCTGACCACGCCATCTTCCGCTGGCTCGCCATCTCCTACGCCTCGGCCCACCTCACCATGACCGAGACCTTCCGTGGGGGCTGCCACACGCAGGACATGACCAACGCCATGGGCATCGTGCAGGGGGCCAAGTGGCACCCCCGGGCTGGCA CCATGAATGACTTCAGCTACCTGCACACCAACTGCCTGGAGCTCTCCATCTACCTGGGCTGCGACAAGTTCCCCCATGAGAGCGAGCTGCAGCAGGAGTGGGAGAACAACAAGGAGTCGCTGCTCACCTTCATGGAGCAG GTCCATCGGGGCATCAAGGGCTTGGTGACAGACCAGCAGGGAGAACCCATCGCCAACGCCACCATCGTCGTAGGGGGCATCAACCACAACATCAAGACAG CCAGCGGCGGGGACTACTGGCGCATCCTGAACCCGGGTGAGTACCGCGTCTCAGCTCGGGCCGAGGGCTACAACCCCAGCGTCAAGACCTGCAGCGTCTTCTACGACATCGGAGCCACCCAGTGCAACTTCGTCCTGTCGCGCTCCAACTGGAAACGCATCCGGGAGATCATGGCCATGAACGGGAACCGGCCCATCCGCCGCATCGTGCCCGGCCGCCCCATGACGCCCCGTGAACGCATGCGCCTGCGTATGCGCCTCCGGCAACGCATGCGGCTCCGGCAGCAGATGAGGCTGCGGCGCCTCAATGCCACCACGGCCGCcagcagccccacggccccgccgcccACCACGGCCTTGCCCTTCCCCTTCAGCAGCACTGCCTACATGCCCTGGAGCCAAGAGCCACCCACAGCCAGCACCTGGGAGACGGAGACCGAAACGGAGGTGGTGACTGAGCTGGTGACGGAGACGGAGGCCTGGGAGCTGGGCACGGGGACGGCGCAGCCCTTCACCACGGCCGAGACCTACACCGTGAACTTTGGTGACTAG
- the AEBP1 gene encoding adipocyte enhancer-binding protein 1 isoform X2: protein MGLAGPPRSCLLLAAALLPLLPPGAAPGPAAPPALTDAEIEEFLRGFLGPGERGDGDGDGDGDGTDLGFGTDLGTGTDLGTGTGSPGRLTEPEKPKKGKKEKPPKPTKKPKERPRGSKKDKDKDKDRDRDRERGKDKDKDKDKPPKKPKEKTPKGSEKPPKGSEKPPKGSKKPKEKPPKEKPPKEKPPKATKKPSGKKPPEPPTTPPEPPATPQPPRGEDDVGTPRFPEQPSPYEEEDGGGREVPEEPEPPTLDYNEQLEREDYEDFEYIRRQQKPRKPPSRKRPERVWPQPEEPPKPEVPPPQPPPPPVLVTEGDYEEGFERPDYDDLEYGLPPPPKPRKHPDKEDEMETDEEKLKPWKPKKGGSSKEEEEDPWAEEKGRDRKGKPKKPGGKKWEPDEDEWAPPEEKTRCPPIGLESHRIEDDQILASSMLRHGLGAQRGRLNMQAGINEDDFFDGAWCAEDDSRAHWIEVDTRRTTKFTGVITQGRDSQIHEDFVTSFYVGFSNDSQNWVMYTNGYEEMMFYGNVDKDTPVLTEFPEPMVARYIRIYPQTWNGSLCLRLEVLGCPLSTVSSYYAQQNEVTSTDNLDFRHHTYKDMRQLMKLVNEECPTITRIYNIGKSSRGLKIYAMEISDNPGEHETGEPEFRYTAGLHGNEVLGRELLLLLMQFLCKEYQDGNPRVRSLVTETRIHLVPSLNPDGYELAREAGSELGNWALGHWTEEGYDLFENFPDLASALWAAEERKLVPHKFPNHHIPIPEHYLAEDAAVAVETRAIMAWMDKNPFVLGGNLQGGEKLVSYPFDTARPVSETPATALRPPDDYEDDNPELQETPDHAIFRWLAISYASAHLTMTETFRGGCHTQDMTNAMGIVQGAKWHPRAGTMNDFSYLHTNCLELSIYLGCDKFPHESELQQEWENNKESLLTFMEQVHRGIKGLVTDQQGEPIANATIVVGGINHNIKTASGGDYWRILNPGEYRVSARAEGYNPSVKTCSVFYDIGATQCNFVLSRSNWKRIREIMAMNGNRPIRRIVPGRPMTPRERMRLRMRLRQRMRLRQQMRLRRLNATTAASSPTAPPPTTALPFPFSSTAYMPWSQEPPTASTWETETETEVVTELVTETEAWELGTGTAQPFTTAETYTVNFGD from the exons atggggctggcggggccgccccgctcctGCCTCCTGCTGGCGGCcgcgctgctgccgctgctgccgcccggggccgccccgggccccgccgcgccgcccgcgctCACCGACGCCGAGATCGAGGAGTTCCTGCGGGGCTTCCTCGGCCCCGGGGAGCGCGGGGACGGCGACGGCGACGGCGACGGGGACGGCACCGACCTGGGCTTCGGCACCGACCTGGGCACCGGCACCGACCTGGGCACCGGCACCG gctccccGGGGCGGCTGACGGAGCCCGAGAAACccaagaaggggaagaaggaaaaacctCCCAAACCCACCAAGAAGCCCAAGGAGAGACCCCGGGGCTCCAAGAAGGACAAGGACAAGgacaaggacagggacagggacagggagaggggcaAGGACAAGGACAAGGACAAGGACAAGCCCCCCAAGAAGCCCAAGGAGAAGACCCCAAAAGGCTCCGAAAAACCTCCAAAAGGCTCCGAAAAACCCCCAAAAGGCTCCAAAAAGCCCAAGGAGAAGCCGCCCAAGGAGAAGCCACCCAAGGAGAAGCCACCCAAGGCCACCAAAAAACCCTCCGGCAAGAAGCCACCGGAGCCACCGACCacccccccggagccccccgccaccccacagcccccacgGGGTGAGGATGACGTGGGGACACCCCGATTCCCGGAGCAGCCTTCGCCCTacgaggaggaggatggaggtggCCGAG aGGTCCCTGAGGAGCCGGAGCCACCAACGCTGGACTACAACGAGCAGCTGGAGCGGGAGGACTACGAGGACT TCGAGTACATCCGGCGGCAGCAGAAACCCCGCAAGCCCCCCAGCAGGAAGAGACCCGAGAGAGTCTGGCCCCAGCCCGAGGAGCCAC CAAAGCCGGAGGTGCCACCTCCACAGCCACCCCCACCGCCCGTCCTGGTGACCGAAGGGGACTACGAGGAGGGCTTCGAGCGACCCGACTACGATGACC TGGAGTAcgggctgccccccccgccgAAGCCCAGGAAACACCCGGACAAAGAGGACGAGATGGAGACGGACGAGGAGAAACTCAAACCCT GGAAGCCCAAGAAAGGCggcagcagcaaggaggaggaggaggacccCTGGGCGGAGGAGAAGGGCCGGGACCGCAAAG gaaaacccaaaaaaccaggGGGGAAGAAGTGGGAGCCGGACGAGGATGAATGGGCCCCTCCAGAAGAGAAGACAC gaTGTCCCCCCATCGGCCTGGAGTCCCACCGCATCGAGGACGACCAGATCCTGGCCTCCTCCATGCTGCGCCATGGGCTGGGTGCCCAGCGCGGGCGCCTCAACATGCAG GCGGGCATCAACGAGGATGATTTCTTCGACGGGGCTTGGTGCGCCGAGGACGACAGCCGGGCGCACTGGATCGAGGTGGACACCCGCCGCACCACCAAGTTCACCGGCGTCATCACCCAGGGCCGCGACTCCCAGATCCA cGAGGACTTTGTCACCAGCTTCTACGTGGGCTTCAGCAACGACAGCCAGAACTGGGTGATGTACACCAACGGCTACGAGGAGATG ATGTTTTATGGCAACGTGGACAAGGACACGCCGGTGCTGACCGAGTTCCCTGAGCCCATGGTGGCCCGTTACATCCGCATCTACCCCCAGACGTGGAACGGCAGCCTCTGCCTGCGCCTCGAGGTCCTGGGCTGCCCCCTCTCCA CCGTCAGCAGCTACTACGCCCAGCAGAACGAGGTGACCTCCACTGACAACCTGGACTTCCGCCACCACACCTACAAGGACATGAGGCAG CTGATGAAGCTGGTGAACGAGGAGTGTCCCACCATCACCCGCATCTACAACATCGGCAAGAGCTCGCGGGGGCTGAAGATCTACGCCATGGAGATCTCTGACAACCCGGGCGAGCACGAGACGG GCGAGCCCGAGTTCAGGTACACGGCGGGGCTGCACGGGAACGAAGTGCTGGgccgggagctgctgctcctgctgatgCAGTTCCTGTGCAAGGAGTACCAGGACGGCAACCCCCGGGTGCGGAGCCTGGTGACCGAAACCCGCATCCACCTCGTGCCCTCCCTCAACCCCGACGGCTACGAGCTGGCCCGCGAGGCG GGCTCCGAGCTGGGCAACTGGGCGCTGGGCCACTGGACAGAGGAGGGCTACGACCTCTTCGAGAACTTCCCCGACTTGGCTTCGGCGCTGTGGGCGGCTGAGGAGAGGAAGCTGGTGCCCCACAAGTTCCCCAACCACCACATCCCCATCCCAGAGCACTACCTGGCTGAGGATGCCGCG GTGGCGGTGGAGACGCGGGCCATCATGGCGTGGATGGACAAGAACCCCTTCGTGCTGGGAGGCAACCTTCAGGGTGGGGAGAAGCTGGTGTCCTACCCCTTCGACACGGCCCGGCCCGTCAGCGAGACACCGGCGACTGCCCTTCGCCCACCGGACGACTACGAGGATGACAACCCCGAACTGCAGGAGACGCCTGACCACGCCATCTTCCGCTGGCTCGCCATCTCCTACGCCTCGGCCCACCTCACCATGACCGAGACCTTCCGTGGGGGCTGCCACACGCAGGACATGACCAACGCCATGGGCATCGTGCAGGGGGCCAAGTGGCACCCCCGGGCTGGCA CCATGAATGACTTCAGCTACCTGCACACCAACTGCCTGGAGCTCTCCATCTACCTGGGCTGCGACAAGTTCCCCCATGAGAGCGAGCTGCAGCAGGAGTGGGAGAACAACAAGGAGTCGCTGCTCACCTTCATGGAGCAG GTCCATCGGGGCATCAAGGGCTTGGTGACAGACCAGCAGGGAGAACCCATCGCCAACGCCACCATCGTCGTAGGGGGCATCAACCACAACATCAAGACAG CCAGCGGCGGGGACTACTGGCGCATCCTGAACCCGGGTGAGTACCGCGTCTCAGCTCGGGCCGAGGGCTACAACCCCAGCGTCAAGACCTGCAGCGTCTTCTACGACATCGGAGCCACCCAGTGCAACTTCGTCCTGTCGCGCTCCAACTGGAAACGCATCCGGGAGATCATGGCCATGAACGGGAACCGGCCCATCCGCCGCATCGTGCCCGGCCGCCCCATGACGCCCCGTGAACGCATGCGCCTGCGTATGCGCCTCCGGCAACGCATGCGGCTCCGGCAGCAGATGAGGCTGCGGCGCCTCAATGCCACCACGGCCGCcagcagccccacggccccgccgcccACCACGGCCTTGCCCTTCCCCTTCAGCAGCACTGCCTACATGCCCTGGAGCCAAGAGCCACCCACAGCCAGCACCTGGGAGACGGAGACCGAAACGGAGGTGGTGACTGAGCTGGTGACGGAGACGGAGGCCTGGGAGCTGGGCACGGGGACGGCGCAGCCCTTCACCACGGCCGAGACCTACACCGTGAACTTTGGTGACTAG